Below is a genomic region from Raphanus sativus cultivar WK10039 chromosome 4, ASM80110v3, whole genome shotgun sequence.
CCAAGAAAATCAAGTTTTTGTGTACATACGAGCTACCATCTATTacaaattatatgatattttttgtttattaacaaactgttttatttaaataaaatgcaaaGTTACAAAAAGAGCACGGAAAATAATAGAAACtagattataatatttaaactatactttttgtttcacctttttttgaaaatttaatttttatatttgtttttttctttgtaattatatttgtagaaaatatttttttaaaataattattaagaaGTTTTagtaattgtattaaaatagttggattaAACCTAtttcaataggtcatgttcaaTCAATTGCAAAGCTAAAACTAAGATTAGAAAACTTTACAACACAAAGATTAAAATCTTTAGAAATTTTGTTCTGCCcttggttattttttttttgaagaaaaatccaGAAAAGGTTTTGTTGTGTAACACTGGCTAAATTTTTGAATAggatttacatatatttttgagaaaaaaatataatttattgatttttcaaaagaaataataacgacaattatatgattttttattatttatttattgtagaATGAGATTCTTTTCTCTTGGGGGTGAAAAAAAATCGGACAAGCAAAGAAAGAGCGCACACGTTACGACCATGATGATTCAGACAAAAATAAACGAATCTTTCATTTTCTGTCGGCAAGCGGATCTTTCCATATAATATGCAGAATGGTCTTTGTATTTTATTCCTTTTtcgtataatatttttcttaaagagTTCATTCATCCCCTTTTACCACAACCTATAGGATAATGACACGCTTATCCGGTAATTAAGGTATTATTAATTATCTATCCTTAAGTACAAAGCAAATCTTATATAGAGAGTCAACAGAGCCATAGATATTAGATAGAGATATAGATCTGATCATTTCGAAGTAGAACTAGTTGAAAGGtctaaaacaaaacagagaaagaatGTCATCATCGGAGCAAAAGGATGTAGAAGAGAAAGGATCGTTGATCTCAGGCTTGTTGGACAAAGCCAAAGGTTTCTTCGCAGAGAAGCTTGCCAATATTCCGACTCCGGAAGCCACCGTGGACGACGTAGACTTCGTACGTGTGACTGCTCAAGGAGCTGATTATCACGCCAAGGTCTCCGTCAAGAATCCTTACCCTCAAGCCATCCCTATTTGCCAGATCTCTTACATCCTCAAGAGTGACACAAGGTTTGTCTTGTTTCCtccattatctctttctttgtATGTGACGTCACTCACACGTCATTTGTAGATGATGTTATATGCTTTTATGGTTGCGTGTAGGATGATAGCCTCTGGCACGATACCGGATCCGGGTTCGTTGGTTGCGAACGGGTCGACGGTTCTGGACGTACCGGTTAAGGTGCCTTACAGCATAGCGATAAGTTTGATGAAGGACATGTTTTTGGACTGGGACATCGACTATCAACTAGACATCGGACTAACCATCGACCTTCCTGTTGTTGGTGACATTACCATCCCTGTCTCTACTCAGGGTGAGATCAAGCTCCCTTCCTTTGCCGACAtctttaactctaaaccctctGAGTGATTTTCAATAAGTACCGATCCGTAAACGACATAGACGATCGTTGGATGTTTCAGTTGTGGAGTACTCTTGTTTTGTTGTTGAATTAATAAAGGACTTTTTATTTGGTTTCTGTATGTGTTCCTTTGAACATGTTGTTGgtaagaataaaaaaacttcACAGTTTGAACTCTGGAGAAGGGTGGAGAGTAATTTAACCTGCATAGACTCTTATATGCTATACTAAACAACAGATCCAGTTCATATACAACTAACGAGACTGGCCATATTGGAGGATTGTTTATCTTCGTCTTGTAAGTATAAAACTATAATTGTAATCCAAAAGTTATTTACTCGGACATTGATGCATAAGTCAAACTTGTAAAGAGCTGGTGAATTATAGTTGGTGCAAAGCAATGGACATCCCCACCTATACGCAGCTTCTCTACCTTTCTACCACACATGATCAACACCAAAATTAATACGATACTCATTTTCCACTGCCAGTAATGATACTGGTTAGGCCCATTACTTTGATTTCCTTTTaacctttcttttcttttgttttctcttaaaGAATTGATTACATTATGAAACACAGATACAGTATATAACAAATAATCAAAGGAAACATGTTCGACCACTAAGGCACTTAAGTTGGTTTATATAAATCACATTAGCTAGAAATAATTAGTCAGACCACCctccacacacacacacacgtaAACAACCATGACGGAACAAGAACATTTTCGTCCGCTAACTCCGGCGGCTGCACTTCCGTCGAGTGACAAACAACAAACTCTCCAACGTCTTTGTCGCCgtaaaaaccaaatcaaatgcCTACTCTGCGTCATTGTAACATCTCTAATTCTAACCACGATCGTGTTGACTTTAGTATTCACGGTGTTCCGAGTCAAAGCCCCGATCATAGAAATGAACGGTGTGACAGTCAACGGCCAAGATTCAACCGCAGGGACTCAGATCCAACTGTTGGGAACAAACATCTCGATGGTCGTTGACGTGTCTGTCAAGAATCCGAATTATGTAACGTTTAGGTATTCGAACACCACGACGGATATATATTACAAGGGAGTGGTGGTGGGTGAAGCACGTGGGCCACCGGGAAAGGCCAGAGCGCATCGGACGGCGAGGATGAACATGACGGTTGATATAAGGATAGATCGTTTAGTGTCTGAGCCTGGTTTGGTTCGAGAAGTACTTGGGTCGTCGGGTCTTGTTAACTTGTGGAGTTACACTAGGATTAGTGGTAAGGTTAAGATAATGGGCATTGTGAAGAAACACGCTACGGTTAAAATGAACTGCACGATGGCTGTGAACATCTCGCGACAGGCTATTCAAGATGTCGAGTGCAAGAACAATATCGATCTTTGAGATTTCGGTTTCCATATTAAGGTATGCGTTATTTAGCGTTTTGTTGGTCATTTGATTATGGGTGATTGTAACATTGTTGgtcatttttgtttattttattttattttaatttattgtgtTCGAGTATTGTGACATTGATCCTGTTACGTATAGCTCACGATCAATATATCTACGTAAAGTATGTTTTGACCTATCAATGTTACTACGAGTATGTTACGAGTATGTTACAATGCTcgaacatataaattaaattaaattaaattaaataaattgaaCTATTAAAATGaatacaataatatttttaaattacagtcCTTGGGTTGGGCCACTTAATTAATAAAACCTGCCTTATTAATAAATGCAAATTTCAGTTTTCACACAATTGTAGTAAATGCATCAGCTGCATTTCCCACCCACCTCTCATCTCTTTTTCCTCTAACTAATTAAATAGAATAATGTTCTAAAATATCGTTTTTTCGATCATTCTCTCCGTCTTCACACACATGGACCCATTTTTCTTCTTAATCATCAAATGTCAACCGCCTCCTACCTCTTCCACCCTCCTCCACTTCCGCCGTCGCCGCCACACGACTCCAACCACTCTCACCTCACAACTCTAGGCTTTGGCTACTCCATAGCCATAGCTCTCGGGTTTCTCGTCCTCCTTTCCATCGTCCTCCTATCCTCCTACATCTGCTGCCGCGACTCTCGCCGCCGCACAACCGCCGTTGAAACCACCGAGGAAGGTGGCAGAAGCGTTAACCTCCCTCGCATAATCTTCATCTCCGAAGCCAACAACCAAGATCTCGAAGCGGGTGACGTCATCGTGGGACTAGACCAAGCCGTCATAAACTCTTACCCGAAGTTCCACTTCTCCAAAGAAACCTCCGCCGCGTCTTCCGATGGATTTGGCGGCGGAGGAGATACCTCGTGTACGATATGTTTGTGTGAGTATAAAGAGGGAGAGATGTTGAGGATGATGCCCGAGTGTAAACACTACTTCCATTTATGCTGTCTTGACGCGTGGCTTAAACTCAACGGATCTTGTCCTGTTTGTCGGAACTCGCCGCTTCCGACACCAACATCTACACCTATGTCAACACCTTTGTCGGAAGTTGTGCCGCTCTCGCAGTATGCCGCTGATCGGAGGAGAGCAAGAAGATGAGATATTTTAACATAGATCCATTCGCCTAATAAATTAgggttatattaattatttttgtggCTCCGTTTCGTTACAAACTTTACTGATTTGTAGATAAATTTTTCTTCAGAAGTGGAGTTTGCCATTAATATCATCGAAATGAAATTTAGTTTGAACGATTTGCTTCACATGTTTATCCTTTCTTTGTtgacgtgtttttttttttgttttccctaTCTATATGAACGTTTCAGAAACAAAAACGCAGTCGCATGTGTGAAACATGATTAATGTTTGTGTTTGAATTTCGAACAGTGTAACTtgctttagtttaaaaatctATGGCACTTGTCGGATATAGATGTTTCTAAAGTTGGGTACAAAAAGAGTTAAAATAGTAGTTGTATACTAGTTTTCTTTTTGCCGCTAGTAGTTGATGACGACCTTAGAGCAGCATTATCGCTGACTTTTAACAAACCTCttagaataaatataataaaaaaattattaaaaaaagaagaaagctcAAGACTCGCCTCTTGCGTAAGGCTTGGAAGGGGCAACTCTTATGGCCACGTGTCGCATGGAAAAAGATCTGAAGTCTTttgtctcttctcttcctctctttctctcttctcttcctctctcgtCGACGTTAACAATGGAGACTGTCTCGTCCTCCTCGCTCGTTGGCGGgtgagtcttcttcttcttctttttccagATTGATTCTCAATCACTCAATTATATTTGATTGattgaatttaatttttgattgatTTAAAAGCATAAACCTCACCGCATCCTTGCGCCGTCTTTCTCTCTGTTTAATTTGTGATGAAGAAACCCTGATTCTCGTTGTTTTGCATTACCTTGAGAAGGTTCAGTGATGAGGAAGCATCGAATGGGTATGTTAAAAGTTCAACCTTTTTCTTGAATCTCTAGTTAGATATACTCTCCTGCCTCAgtctcttgttgttgttgtgttatATGTCAGCTTCAAGCTtattttcttgttgttgttgggaGTTCACTTTCTCTATATTGTTGGGTTTATTTGTAGCTTTTGTTATTTATAGTGTGTGTGTTTAGTGTCATGTATCCAGAGGATGAGCAAGCACAAGCTTGTTTCTCTCCTCCATGACTCTGTCTTTAGTTGTTTGTCCAGCAgctaaatttttgatttttttttatgcttAATGAGGAATCAAAATCATGTGCAATATTTCTTTAAGTTTGATCAGGAAACGCTTGCTCTTCTTATTGTTGATGAATTTGAAAGCTTAAAGCTTGGCTCTTGCACATGTGTTTTTACAGGCTGAAGATGGTATTGGTCTACCTGAGCAAATACTTGATCTCTGCCGCATGTGTGAGAACATCCCCATCATTCTGTGCGGGAACAAGGTCGACGTGAAGAACAGGCAGGTGAAGGCGAAGCAGGTGACATTTCACAGGAAGAAGAATCTTCAGCTTCTGAACAGTGTAGCAGGACATCTTCTTCATCCCGTAAGTTGCTTTCCCGTTGTCTTGTTTCAGTGGCAGGGGCGTTCCTGAAAGATGGGAGACCtgaaacattttacaaagattttaactaaaaaatttttttttgctaatttggGGCCCTTTTTCagtgtaaatattttttaaaaaattggggGCCATAGTCCAATGTTTCACCTTACTGTGCTCAGGACCGCCCCTGTTCAGTGGTGTGGTGTTTCTTTGatgaagtttttatttatataatgtttCAGTTAAGTCAGGTGATATTATCAGAAATTTGTATAAATGATATGGATAATGAAAGTGTATTCACAAGATCAAATGTTCCTTCTCaagttctttctttcttctcatGTTCTTTCAATTTTTGTAAGAACCTTTACTTAACAAACTTGCAATGGAGGACACACATTTAGGTATCTCTTAACTACAA
It encodes:
- the LOC130511740 gene encoding desiccation-related protein At2g46140-like, whose amino-acid sequence is MSSSEQKDVEEKGSLISGLLDKAKGFFAEKLANIPTPEATVDDVDFVRVTAQGADYHAKVSVKNPYPQAIPICQISYILKSDTRMIASGTIPDPGSLVANGSTVLDVPVKVPYSIAISLMKDMFLDWDIDYQLDIGLTIDLPVVGDITIPVSTQGEIKLPSFADIFNSKPSE
- the LOC130511739 gene encoding late embryogenesis abundant protein At1g64065-like; translation: MTEQEHFRPLTPAAALPSSDKQQTLQRLCRRKNQIKCLLCVIVTSLILTTIVLTLVFTVFRVKAPIIEMNGVTVNGQDSTAGTQIQLLGTNISMVVDVSVKNPNYVTFRYSNTTTDIYYKGVVVGEARGPPGKARAHRTARMNMTVDIRIDRLVSEPGLVREVLGSSGLVNLWSYTRISGKVKIMGIVKKHATVKMNCTMAVNISRQAIQDVECKNNIDL
- the LOC130510631 gene encoding RING-H2 finger protein ATL67-like: MSTASYLFHPPPLPPSPPHDSNHSHLTTLGFGYSIAIALGFLVLLSIVLLSSYICCRDSRRRTTAVETTEEGGRSVNLPRIIFISEANNQDLEAGDVIVGLDQAVINSYPKFHFSKETSAASSDGFGGGGDTSCTICLCEYKEGEMLRMMPECKHYFHLCCLDAWLKLNGSCPVCRNSPLPTPTSTPMSTPLSEVVPLSQYAADRRRARR